The following proteins are co-located in the Deltaproteobacteria bacterium genome:
- a CDS encoding acyl-CoA dehydratase activase encodes MTLYAGIDIGSLSTDVVLLDGNLAVVGSAITATGASTRKAAREALDVALLAGGAKEQEIAFTVATGYGRESAEGADLRVTEITCHARGARHLFPGALTVLDIGGQDCKVIRLGPDGKVADFAMNDKCAAGTGRFLEVMARTLEMDLERMGERSLLATRSLPVSSTCTVFAESEVVSLIASGAAPEEIAWGVHLAISERIAALAERLGMAPPAVLTGGVAKNPGARKALEDRFRIRFLVPDEPQLTGALGAALIAFERSS; translated from the coding sequence TTGACGCTCTACGCCGGGATCGACATCGGTTCCCTCTCCACCGACGTGGTCCTGCTCGACGGGAACCTCGCGGTCGTCGGGTCGGCCATCACCGCCACCGGCGCCTCCACGCGGAAAGCGGCCCGGGAGGCGCTTGACGTAGCGCTCCTGGCCGGAGGGGCGAAGGAGCAGGAGATCGCCTTCACCGTCGCCACGGGGTATGGAAGGGAATCGGCGGAGGGGGCCGACCTGCGCGTCACGGAGATCACGTGTCACGCCCGGGGGGCGAGGCACCTCTTCCCCGGAGCGCTCACCGTCCTCGACATCGGCGGACAGGACTGCAAGGTGATCCGGCTGGGTCCGGACGGAAAAGTCGCCGACTTCGCCATGAACGACAAGTGCGCCGCGGGAACCGGGAGATTCCTCGAGGTGATGGCCCGGACGCTCGAGATGGACCTGGAACGGATGGGAGAGCGCTCCCTCCTCGCCACCCGATCGCTCCCCGTGAGCTCCACCTGCACGGTCTTCGCGGAATCGGAGGTGGTATCTCTCATCGCCTCGGGAGCCGCGCCGGAGGAGATCGCGTGGGGCGTGCACCTCGCGATCTCGGAGCGGATCGCCGCCCTCGCGGAGCGGCTCGGGATGGCTCCCCCCGCAGTCCTGACCGGCGGCGTGGCGAAGAACCCGGGCGCGCGCAAGGCGCTCGAGGACCGGTTCCGCATACGCTTCCTCGTGCCGGACGAGCCGCAGCTCACCGGCGCGCTGGGAGCCGCCCTGATCGCGTTCGAGCGGAGCAGCTGA
- a CDS encoding CarD family transcriptional regulator, whose product MDFKAGDMAVYPAHGVGIVEKIETKCFKDGKRESFYVLRILDTGITIMIPMGNAEQVGLRAIMDASAVRSVYKILREREVELEPKPWNRRYRMYMEKLKSGSPFDIAEVLRNLLLLKSGKALSFGERKMLDSARSLLVKEISIAKSVTEAVVEADLRKFLNL is encoded by the coding sequence GTGGATTTCAAGGCAGGGGATATGGCGGTGTACCCCGCACACGGTGTCGGCATCGTCGAAAAGATCGAGACGAAGTGCTTCAAGGACGGCAAGAGGGAGTCGTTCTACGTCCTGAGGATCCTCGATACCGGGATCACCATCATGATCCCGATGGGCAACGCGGAACAGGTCGGGCTTCGGGCGATCATGGACGCCTCGGCGGTCCGTTCCGTCTACAAGATCCTGAGGGAACGCGAGGTGGAACTCGAGCCGAAGCCGTGGAACCGGCGGTACCGGATGTACATGGAAAAGCTCAAGTCCGGCTCTCCCTTCGATATCGCCGAGGTGCTGCGCAACCTGCTGCTCCTGAAGTCCGGGAAGGCCCTCTCCTTCGGCGAACGGAAGATGTTGGACTCGGCGCGTTCCCTGCTCGTGAAGGAGATCTCCATCGCGAAATCCGTCACGGAGGCAGTCGTCGAGGCGGATCTTCGCAAGTTCCTGAACCTGTAG
- a CDS encoding PAS domain S-box protein → MARELTSLINNVPGIIYRGYRDWSLSFIGVEVETVTGYTPDHFTSGAVGWKEIIHPDDMEQVKEAFRKADKEKSDTLRVEYRIRNKDGGIRWIEDRRQLVCDAEGNFSFVDGLLLDITERKRVEEEVRESSDRLRATFQASPLPIVCLELDGTVKIWNRAAEVVFGWTEDEVVGHLLPFVPEDKMGEFHALLAQGQKGFLNGVEVRRRRKDGSPIDISIWTSPLSDQKGNAAGMVGVIADITERKRSEEARTRLGMAVDQAAEGIVITDTEGRIEYVNPSFERITGYLQKEAVGQNMRILKSGKHDESFYRNMWETISRGEVWRGHFINKKKDGTLYEAETIISPVRNASGKIINFVAGKRDITQDVILQKQVQTAQRMESVGTLAGGIAHDFNNALTGIMGVAELLRLKVGENPDVLKNLDLLETCARQAATLTRQLLTFARRQVIDPVNLDLNVVVSEMVKLVGTVIGEPIEVKTFLDKGLPTTKLDRGQVEQVIMNLCLNARDAMPSGGRLLLETADVTVDAKYVNTHPYVTPGRYAQLTVSDTGTGMDKETLGKVFEPFFTTKPVGQGTGLGLSSVYGIVKQSGGFIHAYSEPGNGSSFKVYFPAVEAPPDVVPGKRREEAVRGGTETILLAEDAESLRALAERILTGLGYTVLVARDGEEAVEVLDRNVNVDLAVLDVVMPRKSGKEAYEEMRKGNPNLKVLFMSGYSADAGHESFVLTPGIPFLPKPYTPSSLARKVREVLDRK, encoded by the coding sequence ATGGCGCGGGAACTCACCTCCCTGATCAACAACGTCCCCGGGATCATCTATCGGGGGTATCGGGACTGGTCGCTGTCCTTCATCGGTGTCGAGGTCGAAACGGTTACAGGCTATACCCCCGATCATTTCACAAGCGGAGCCGTAGGATGGAAGGAAATCATCCACCCGGACGACATGGAACAGGTCAAGGAAGCCTTCCGGAAGGCGGATAAGGAAAAGTCGGACACTCTCCGCGTGGAGTACAGAATCCGGAACAAGGACGGCGGCATCCGGTGGATTGAAGACAGGCGGCAACTCGTTTGCGATGCCGAGGGGAATTTCTCCTTCGTGGACGGATTGCTCCTCGACATCACGGAACGAAAGCGGGTGGAGGAGGAGGTTCGGGAATCCAGCGATAGATTAAGGGCGACCTTCCAGGCCTCCCCGCTGCCCATCGTATGTCTCGAGTTGGACGGAACGGTAAAGATATGGAATCGGGCGGCGGAAGTGGTATTCGGTTGGACGGAGGACGAGGTGGTCGGGCATCTCCTTCCCTTCGTTCCTGAAGACAAGATGGGGGAGTTTCATGCCTTGCTCGCGCAAGGGCAGAAGGGCTTCTTGAACGGTGTGGAGGTGCGCCGGCGCAGGAAGGACGGATCGCCGATCGACATCAGCATCTGGACGTCTCCGCTTTCCGACCAAAAGGGGAACGCCGCCGGTATGGTGGGGGTCATCGCGGACATCACGGAACGGAAACGGTCGGAAGAAGCCCGCACCCGCCTCGGCATGGCCGTAGACCAAGCCGCCGAGGGGATTGTAATAACGGATACGGAAGGGAGAATCGAGTACGTCAATCCTTCTTTCGAGCGGATAACAGGGTATCTCCAGAAGGAAGCGGTCGGACAGAACATGCGGATTCTCAAGAGCGGGAAACACGACGAATCGTTCTACAGGAATATGTGGGAAACCATTTCGCGTGGTGAAGTGTGGAGAGGGCATTTCATCAACAAGAAGAAAGACGGCACGCTCTACGAAGCAGAGACCATTATCTCCCCGGTTCGAAACGCTTCCGGGAAGATCATCAACTTCGTTGCCGGGAAACGGGATATCACGCAGGACGTCATTCTGCAAAAACAGGTCCAGACTGCCCAGCGGATGGAATCGGTGGGAACTCTCGCCGGGGGTATTGCCCACGACTTCAACAACGCACTGACGGGGATCATGGGGGTCGCCGAGCTACTGCGTCTGAAGGTCGGGGAGAACCCGGATGTGTTGAAGAATCTCGATCTGCTGGAGACCTGCGCCCGTCAGGCGGCGACGCTGACGAGGCAGCTGTTGACCTTCGCCCGGCGTCAGGTGATCGACCCGGTGAACCTCGACCTGAACGTCGTGGTCTCGGAGATGGTGAAGTTGGTGGGGACGGTGATCGGGGAACCCATTGAGGTTAAGACCTTCCTGGACAAGGGGCTGCCGACCACCAAGTTGGACCGCGGCCAGGTCGAGCAGGTGATCATGAACCTGTGCCTGAACGCCCGGGACGCGATGCCTTCGGGGGGCCGGCTCCTCCTGGAAACGGCGGATGTGACGGTGGACGCGAAGTACGTGAATACCCATCCGTATGTGACGCCCGGCCGCTACGCCCAGCTGACTGTATCCGATACGGGGACGGGGATGGACAAGGAAACCCTCGGGAAGGTGTTCGAGCCGTTCTTCACGACGAAGCCGGTGGGGCAGGGGACCGGATTGGGGTTGTCGTCCGTATACGGGATCGTGAAGCAAAGCGGCGGGTTCATCCACGCGTACAGCGAACCGGGGAACGGGAGTTCCTTTAAGGTGTACTTCCCGGCGGTGGAGGCGCCGCCGGACGTCGTCCCGGGAAAACGTCGGGAAGAGGCGGTCCGTGGCGGGACGGAGACGATCCTTCTGGCGGAAGACGCGGAATCCCTTCGTGCACTTGCCGAGCGGATCCTCACGGGGCTGGGATACACGGTCCTCGTCGCGCGGGACGGGGAGGAGGCGGTCGAGGTATTGGATCGGAACGTGAATGTCGATCTTGCGGTCCTGGACGTGGTGATGCCGCGGAAGAGTGGGAAGGAGGCGTACGAGGAGATGCGGAAGGGGAACCCGAACCTGAAGGTGCTCTTCATGAGCGGGTATTCCGCCGACGCGGGACACGAGTCGTTCGTTCTGACCCCAGGGATCCCGTTTTTGCCGAAGCCGTATACCCCCTCTTCATTGGCAAGGAAGGTGCGGGAGGTGCTGGACAGGAAGTGA
- the uvrB gene encoding excinuclease ABC subunit UvrB has product MTTFHLAAPFAPAGDQPGAIRELSQGLTRGLARQVLLGVTGSGKTYTMASVIAAVDRPALVIAPNKTLAAQLYSEFKSLFPENAVEYFVSYYDYYQPEAYVPHTDTYIEKDSAINEQIDKMRHSATRSVMTRRDVIVIASVSCIYGLGSPEYYGRMTVRVEVGAEFPRNALLRRLIDLQYERNDVDFHRGTLRVRGDAVELFPAYEEERVLRIEYDEDRIARILHVDPLRGTRLKELRETVIFPASHYVTPEDQLERAVRGIGEELEGRLAELSAQGKPLEAERLKQRTTYDLEMISQMGFCSGIENYSRHLDGRVAGQPPYTLLDYFPKGFVTFLDESHVTVPQLNGMYHGDRSRKQTLVDFGFRLPSALDNRPLRFEEFNGRVGQVIFVSATPAEYELRESGGAVVEQIIRPTGLVDPEVEVRPARTQVDDLLVEIRKNAAAGERVLVTTLTKRMAEDLTEHYEGQGVRVRYLHSDIDTMERVEILRDLRLGTFDVLVGINLLREGLDLPEVSLVAILDADKEGFLRSARSLVQTFGRAARNVSGRVILYADRETGSMRAAMSETGRRRERQAAYNREHGITPETIRKMIADPIGQVCEADYVTPSAGEPGFSSREELAKLLRKLRKEMVAAAKKLDFERAAALRDRLLALEKAELSSR; this is encoded by the coding sequence GTGACGACGTTCCATCTCGCCGCGCCGTTTGCGCCGGCGGGGGATCAGCCGGGGGCGATCCGTGAGCTCTCGCAGGGGCTCACCCGCGGCCTTGCGCGGCAGGTCCTGCTCGGCGTCACCGGGTCGGGGAAGACGTACACGATGGCTTCCGTCATCGCCGCCGTCGACCGCCCCGCGCTGGTGATCGCCCCGAACAAGACGCTGGCGGCGCAGCTTTACTCCGAGTTCAAGTCCCTCTTCCCCGAAAACGCCGTCGAGTATTTCGTCTCCTACTACGACTACTACCAGCCAGAGGCGTACGTCCCGCACACGGACACCTATATCGAGAAGGACTCCGCGATCAACGAGCAGATCGACAAGATGCGGCACAGCGCCACGAGGTCGGTGATGACCCGCCGCGACGTGATCGTGATCGCCTCCGTGTCGTGCATCTACGGTCTCGGGTCCCCGGAGTATTACGGGCGGATGACCGTCCGCGTCGAAGTTGGCGCGGAGTTCCCCCGCAATGCGCTCCTGCGGCGGCTGATCGACCTGCAGTACGAGCGCAACGACGTGGATTTCCACCGCGGAACGTTGCGCGTCCGCGGAGACGCGGTGGAGCTGTTCCCCGCGTACGAGGAAGAGAGGGTCCTGCGGATCGAGTACGACGAGGACCGGATCGCCCGGATCCTCCACGTGGACCCCCTCCGGGGGACGCGGCTGAAGGAGTTGAGGGAAACGGTCATCTTCCCGGCCAGCCACTACGTGACGCCGGAGGATCAGCTCGAGCGGGCGGTCCGCGGGATCGGGGAGGAGCTCGAAGGACGCCTCGCGGAGCTCTCCGCGCAGGGAAAGCCGCTCGAGGCGGAGCGGCTGAAGCAACGGACCACCTACGACCTCGAGATGATCTCCCAGATGGGATTCTGCTCCGGCATCGAGAACTACTCCCGCCATCTCGACGGGCGTGTCGCCGGACAACCGCCCTACACGCTCCTCGACTACTTCCCGAAGGGGTTCGTCACCTTCCTCGACGAGTCCCACGTGACCGTTCCCCAGTTGAACGGGATGTATCACGGCGACCGGTCCCGGAAACAGACGCTGGTGGATTTCGGGTTCCGGCTCCCCTCCGCGCTCGACAACCGGCCGCTCCGGTTCGAAGAGTTCAACGGCCGGGTGGGACAGGTGATTTTCGTCTCGGCGACTCCCGCGGAGTACGAACTGCGGGAGAGCGGCGGGGCGGTGGTGGAGCAGATCATCCGCCCCACGGGGCTCGTCGACCCCGAGGTCGAGGTCCGCCCCGCGCGGACGCAGGTGGACGATCTTCTCGTGGAGATCCGTAAAAACGCCGCCGCCGGGGAAAGGGTCCTGGTCACGACCCTCACGAAGCGGATGGCCGAGGATCTGACGGAGCATTACGAGGGGCAGGGAGTGCGGGTGCGCTACCTGCACTCCGACATCGACACCATGGAGCGGGTCGAAATCCTGCGGGACCTTCGGCTCGGGACGTTCGACGTTCTCGTCGGGATCAACCTGCTCAGGGAGGGGCTCGACCTCCCCGAGGTCTCCCTGGTGGCGATCCTCGACGCCGACAAGGAAGGTTTTCTCCGCTCCGCCCGGTCGCTCGTGCAGACGTTCGGCCGCGCCGCGCGCAACGTGTCCGGAAGGGTCATCCTCTACGCGGACCGGGAGACCGGGTCGATGCGGGCGGCGATGTCGGAGACGGGCCGCCGGAGGGAGCGGCAGGCGGCGTACAACCGGGAGCACGGGATCACCCCCGAGACGATCCGGAAGATGATCGCGGATCCGATCGGGCAGGTGTGCGAGGCGGACTACGTGACCCCGTCCGCCGGGGAGCCGGGCTTCTCCTCGCGGGAAGAGCTCGCGAAACTCCTTCGGAAGCTTCGGAAGGAGATGGTGGCGGCGGCGAAAAAACTCGACTTCGAACGCGCCGCGGCCCTGCGCGACCGCCTTCTCGCCCTCGAGAAGGCGGAGCTGTCGTCCCGTTAA
- the ispD gene encoding 2-C-methyl-D-erythritol 4-phosphate cytidylyltransferase, which translates to MSVGTVVIVVAGGTGRRMGTVVPKQFLSVGGRSLLDRALSSVSASSRVDAIVLALPADAAPEAGEAYRGFPKVIAVVKGGAERHDSVRNALAAVPPEASIILVHDAVRPFATPGLFDRCAEQALLHGAAVPVIPVRDTVKTWDKAAGTLVTRDRSEFLRAQTPQGFRAGILREAYALAAREGRAGTDDASLVEAAGHAVVALPGEEANLKITLPEDLRMAAGLLSGDPDFRVGLGGDAHRLVPERELWLGGVRVDHPMGLLGHSDGDVLLHAVADAIYGAMGDRDIGFHFPPGREETLGISSRSILAHARGRMAALGFGLIGLDAVVVCEAPRIAPLADALRVSIAGMLAVPEECVSVKGKTTEGMGFEGRGEGISAWAVALLRGTRPESGGGAAG; encoded by the coding sequence GTGTCGGTCGGTACGGTGGTCATCGTCGTCGCTGGCGGAACGGGGCGCCGGATGGGCACCGTCGTGCCGAAGCAGTTTCTTTCCGTCGGCGGCCGATCTCTCCTGGACCGGGCGCTCTCCTCGGTTTCCGCCTCCTCCCGTGTCGACGCGATCGTCCTCGCCCTCCCCGCCGACGCCGCTCCCGAAGCGGGCGAGGCGTACCGGGGATTCCCGAAGGTGATCGCGGTGGTCAAGGGGGGGGCGGAGCGTCACGACTCGGTCCGCAACGCCCTCGCCGCCGTCCCCCCGGAAGCCTCGATCATCCTCGTGCACGACGCGGTCCGCCCCTTCGCGACCCCCGGCCTCTTCGACCGGTGCGCGGAACAGGCCCTCCTGCACGGAGCGGCGGTCCCTGTGATCCCCGTCCGCGACACGGTGAAGACGTGGGACAAGGCGGCCGGGACCCTCGTAACGCGGGACCGATCCGAGTTCCTCCGCGCGCAGACCCCGCAGGGATTTCGCGCCGGGATCCTTCGGGAGGCGTACGCCCTCGCCGCGCGCGAGGGACGCGCCGGAACGGACGACGCCTCCCTCGTCGAGGCGGCCGGCCATGCGGTCGTCGCCCTTCCCGGGGAGGAGGCGAATCTCAAGATCACGCTCCCCGAGGACCTGCGGATGGCGGCGGGGCTCCTGTCCGGGGATCCCGATTTCCGGGTCGGGCTCGGGGGAGACGCCCACCGTCTCGTTCCAGAACGGGAACTGTGGCTGGGGGGGGTGCGGGTCGACCACCCGATGGGGCTCCTCGGCCACTCCGACGGGGACGTTCTCCTGCATGCCGTGGCTGACGCGATCTACGGAGCGATGGGAGACCGGGACATCGGCTTCCATTTTCCGCCCGGCCGGGAAGAGACGCTCGGGATCTCCAGCCGCTCGATCCTTGCGCACGCCCGGGGGAGGATGGCGGCCCTGGGGTTCGGCCTCATCGGGCTGGATGCCGTTGTAGTCTGCGAGGCGCCACGGATCGCCCCGCTGGCGGACGCGCTTCGGGTCTCCATCGCGGGGATGTTGGCGGTGCCGGAGGAATGCGTGAGCGTCAAGGGGAAGACCACGGAAGGGATGGGGTTCGAGGGGCGGGGCGAAGGGATCTCCGCCTGGGCGGTGGCCCTGCTCCGGGGGACGCGCCCGGAAAGCGGCGGAGGTGCGGCGGGATGA
- the cysS gene encoding cysteine--tRNA ligase, translating to MTLSVFNTMGNRKEPFVPLVPGKIRMYVCGVTVYDLCHIGHARANVAFDIIVRYLRHIGYDVTYIRNFTDIDDKIIRRAAQEGSDYLAVSTKYIRAFHEDFDRLGLLRPDAEPKATEHIPEIVALVARLVRAGKAYEVGGDVYYSVKGFQGYGKLSGKNVEDLRAGARVGVDERKNDPLDFALWKASKPGEPTWESPWGPGRPGWHIECSAMSMKHLGETFDIHGGGKDLVFPHHENEIAQSEAATGKPFARYWLHNGFVNINNEKMSKSLGNFFTLRDVLAQVKPEVLRFFLASSHYRSPIDYSDQSLTEAKAGLDRLYRVKEKAEACRAAGAAPSPISSGEEVAPLLSAPARFGEAMDDDFNTAAALGHLFDAVRALNRLTPAEPSAERERAGMFLAGYELLDPLFAVLGLLRAPSAEHFQGAGATGRMGEGEILAGIESRRAARAAKQYAEADRIRKELEAADVLLEDGKSGTTWKYKE from the coding sequence ATGACGCTTTCGGTGTTCAACACGATGGGGAACCGGAAGGAGCCGTTCGTTCCGCTCGTTCCCGGCAAGATCCGCATGTACGTGTGCGGCGTCACCGTGTACGACCTGTGCCACATCGGGCACGCCCGCGCCAACGTGGCGTTCGACATCATCGTCCGGTACCTTCGGCACATAGGGTACGACGTCACCTACATCCGGAACTTCACCGACATCGACGACAAGATCATCCGGCGGGCCGCGCAGGAGGGGAGCGATTACCTCGCCGTCTCCACGAAATACATCCGGGCGTTCCACGAGGATTTCGACCGCCTGGGGCTCCTTCGTCCCGACGCCGAGCCGAAGGCCACGGAGCATATCCCCGAGATCGTCGCCCTCGTCGCGCGTCTTGTTCGGGCGGGGAAGGCGTACGAGGTCGGCGGCGACGTCTACTATTCGGTGAAAGGGTTCCAGGGATACGGCAAGCTGTCCGGGAAGAACGTCGAGGACCTGCGGGCGGGGGCGCGGGTCGGCGTGGACGAGCGAAAGAACGACCCCCTGGACTTCGCACTCTGGAAGGCGTCGAAGCCGGGGGAGCCGACCTGGGAAAGCCCTTGGGGCCCCGGGCGCCCTGGATGGCACATCGAGTGCTCCGCCATGTCGATGAAGCACCTGGGCGAGACGTTCGACATCCACGGCGGTGGAAAGGACCTCGTCTTCCCGCACCACGAGAACGAGATCGCGCAGTCCGAGGCGGCGACGGGGAAGCCGTTCGCCCGCTACTGGCTCCACAACGGGTTCGTCAATATCAATAACGAGAAGATGAGCAAGTCGCTGGGGAACTTCTTCACCCTGCGGGACGTGCTGGCGCAGGTCAAGCCGGAGGTGCTCCGTTTCTTCCTCGCCTCGAGCCACTACCGCAGCCCGATCGACTACTCCGACCAGAGTCTCACCGAGGCGAAAGCGGGTCTGGACCGGCTCTACCGCGTCAAGGAGAAGGCGGAAGCGTGCCGGGCGGCCGGCGCGGCGCCTTCCCCGATTTCGTCGGGGGAAGAGGTCGCGCCGCTTCTCTCCGCCCCCGCGCGGTTCGGGGAAGCGATGGACGACGACTTCAACACCGCCGCCGCGCTGGGGCACCTCTTCGACGCGGTCCGCGCGCTGAACCGGCTCACCCCGGCGGAACCGTCGGCGGAGCGGGAGCGGGCGGGGATGTTCCTCGCGGGGTACGAGCTGCTCGACCCGCTGTTCGCCGTCCTCGGCCTGCTGCGGGCGCCTTCCGCGGAGCATTTCCAGGGAGCGGGCGCCACCGGGAGAATGGGGGAGGGAGAGATCCTCGCCGGGATCGAGTCGCGCCGCGCCGCGCGGGCGGCGAAACAGTATGCGGAGGCCGACCGGATCCGGAAGGAGCTCGAGGCGGCGGACGTCCTCCTCGAGGACGGAAAATCCGGGACGACGTGGAAGTATAAAGAGTGA